The genomic stretch catataaataaaggataataataataataccctggttgaggaggacctcctgtttgctcaatcggtgctgcagagtcatccgcactctcccgcccgtttgggagctttggtataatccccatggtccttacggagtccgcagcatcctctaggacgttagagaaaataggattttacttaccggtaaatctatttctcgtagtccgtagtggatgctgggcgcccgtcccaagtgcggacttcttctgcaagacttgtatatagttattgcttacataagggttatgttatagttggtctgtcttgaaccgaggctatgttacttgttcatactgttaactgggtagtttatcacaagttatacggtgtgattggtgtggctggtatgaatctcgcccttaggttacataaatcctttcttcgtactgttcatatcttctgggcacagtttctctaactgaggtctggaggagggacatagagggaggagccagtgcacacccagaatccaaagctttcttaaagtgccctatctcctgcggagcccgtctattccccatggtccttacggagtccccagcatactctacggactacgagaaatagattaccggtaagtaaaatcctatttatttttgaaaaacaaatgcatgtaacagccatttgacacaaGTACCCCACATCTTTTTATTATGACCACCAATAGACTTCTATACTATTTTCCAGACTAAAACTGAAATATTTGAAGAAATGTATAATTTGCAACTGCTGTGTATTCCgactccctccccccttcccccttaatACAATCTGTTTACGCCCTAGCAGGAAAAAGTGTAGGGGGTCTCATACATGGTTCAATAGATGCTGCCACTGCCCTCCACACCCCTCCTGACGGAAACATATGTGTTACCAGCCTGCATATTGGATGTATTACCAAAGCTGATGGGCTACAGTAAGCCAGGTAATCTGAATAGGAGCATCAGACATTTAATAGCGTCCAACTACTTTTTGCCATAACTGAATGCTTCCATTAGAATGCATTACCTCTTTTCTCTGTGGTTGGGAAGCAGCCGCCTTTTTCTTCTGTGTGACCTCTTTGTGCAGGTCTGTAAAAGCCTTGTTTACTTTGCTGACTTTATCATTGGAAGAAACATTGATCTGGTGAAGAAATAAgatttacagtatgtgtgtataagaCATGTATTTCTATGAAGTATCCCACTGCTGACACCTCcatctgggtgtagtatggtatgccggtggtcgggctcccggcgaccgccggcataccgacagtgtggcaggcgcaaatgagcccctcgcaggctcgctgtggtctccacgctgcgggcatggtggtgcgccacactattttattctccctccagcgggttcgtggacccccacgagggagaataagtgtcggtatgccggcgccggtatactgtgtgccgggatcccgacagccggcatactgaagaccacccctccatcCTACCTTCTTCAGAGTAGATGTCACTGCTTTGGCTTTGTTTTTGGCTTTTACGCTTCTGGTGTTGGCCACGTGAAACACATTCTTTTGCTTCTGTCCTTTTCCTTTGCTTTTCGCCATCGCTTTTAGAAGGGATTATCCTGTAAATAGAATAATAAACCACCTGTTAGTTCACAATCTCTCACTATAAACATCCAGCAAGAGTGTGACATGATGGGCGAGGGTCTGTCCTTATAAAAGTGGTGGGTGAGGGACAGGCATTCTTATGTAGTTTCTCTGCCTCCATTCATTTTCTCCTCTTTCCCTTGTCACGTGGTGCACAACACTCCATGCCTAACAGTGACTGGGAGCCGGATAAAGTGCCTGTGAGGCCCAAGGCAATATACAGGCTCCTCCCCTTACTGAAAATAAAATGCCTTTTTTAAGCCCTGTCCTTCTGGGTGTGGTCTATTTTGTCTACATGAGAATGTCGGCAAGTTCGCAATGTCGATATTGACTAGACATCATGTTGACAGTGATAAAATGTCTACAAAACATCCCTGGTCGTCCTAGTGGTGAGTTACCAGGTCCAGCAGTTAACTTCTAATGACTTCCAGCTGATACAACAGCACTTGCAGCAATCAGTATGtcgaaccctaacctcctctcctgcagccgcaATCTtaactctctgctgccactctgtgcAGAATATCGGCATTATCACACGTCTACActtcatagaatttgtcggcagataagaaccacttggcccatctagtctgcccccttttttttttttacattatttttatctctaaccttatttgatccttatttcttcgtaaggatatccttatgtctatcccatgcatgtttaaattgctctactgtcttagcctctaccacctctgatgggaggctataccACTCgtccactacactttctgtgaagtaatttttccgcaaatttcccctgacccTCCCCCCCTTCATAATACGGACATTCTGAACATGCCCACATTCTGCAAACGCCGACTTGTTTCAATGTAGACATCGTGACTGTCGACATTTTTACTAAATCCCACCCTCTAATGTTACTTTAAAATAACTGGACACCAGTGAAGAGGGCCCGCCTTACAAATTACAGCACCATACCACTTTCATAGTTTACCTAAGGCTTGGTACACACTGTCCGATGTCTGGCAGATGCAACATTGCAAACGATATATCGTCAGGAAATACACACTGTACGATGTATCGTCCGTGACTGCATCCACCCACGTCCCGGAGCATGCAGACCTATCAGCTATCTTCTGCTCTCAAGTGCACAACAAAAGATATCTGACGTTTTATACGACCTGCGGGCGCGCGCATCATATACAATATCTCCCGTACACACTGTCCAATGTGACCGATATATCGTACGAGCCGGTGGCTCATGCAATATATCGGGTGCACATcagatagtgtgtacccagcctaagatttTACTATGTAGTGAAAAACTATTACTGGATTTATTACTTGTGATAAAACCCATCAGGACTCTGCTATTCACACGGCATCTCACATATGGCGTGtgagagattttttcttacgattttgactatatagtcaaaaacgtaagaaaagttagtgcagatcgcaaggtgaaagtcaccttgcgatcccgattcgatgcgcggtcccgcatggtcagcatcgcaagaatagatatcctgtgcaggcaagtcaattttgaccatctctgtagaagagatagtcaaaactgacacttaaccaaaatcgcacatagtccgtatcgcaagcacactcattatgtgcttgcgatactgactatgtcccgatctagcccctgtcgcatagtgagaatcgggtatAGCCCGAatatcaccgtgtgtatgggccattagtgaGGGCCATTGCGGCATGCCTGGAGATgacctatacagatgtgtcctcttatatcttTGCTCATATTACAGCATGTCATGGCATCCCAGTTGCAGCATTTCATGACGTACGGTATACCACGAGAGAATCCATGCCATGCAATACACAGTTGAACATGTCCACGGATGAAAGCTACAGTACTGAAAACATTATTGTCAGTGGATGGTGATTCCTGCTAAACCGGCCAATCACATTCAGGCAGTGTAAGCAGTCACTCGACTTGGCACCTCCTCTCAAGCTTCATTTCTATGCTGCTGTATGCCACCAAGCTGCATTGGACTCTAAACAGATATTGACCTTGTAGTGTACCTTACTGTAGCGATGATGCACAGTGACCCAAATACTGTAACTTTAGTGGTTAAAAGATGCTCGCTCAGCATTCACAAAGTGAGTTCAATTTATGGTCACTAATGCCACTGAGGTGCCTAGCTATGGAGAGAGTTCAGCAGAGTACCTGAGCATTACTGAACATGAATTGAACTCACTCATGAATGCTGAGCGTGCGTCTTTTAaccactgcagatacagtatgtattttaaaaaaaatagaggATTTACATACCAAATTATTTAATCCTCAACTGCAGATCTAGCTTCATGACAAACAAACATTTCAGTTTTATGGTGTACCAAATGTCAGgttccgtcagccaatcagaaacATCATTGGTATTTGATGCACGCGTAGTGTAGTTTAGGaaaagtgacatttggtggacagaAAATGGTATTACActctccagcttttccagcaactcGGTTAGTTACGATGCAACTTGATACAGCATGAGGTGACTTAGAATGGCAAGCAGCGACACGGTAGAGCAAGAATAGCAGGGTGCGTTACATGGTGTATGGACgctagatgtaagaggacacatctgtagtcttCTCATGGTAACCATCCATAGTTAGCTAGTGTAAGGTGCAGTGGACCCTTGAAGTTCACACATGCGCAAAGCAGCTCTGCTGGAGACACTACGTATCTGTAGAAAAATGAATGTCATCAGCATGTGATGGTGGCAACCAGCACAATCCCTGCAAGGAATGGAGAAACACTGATGGCTGACAATGTTTTTGATGCCATCCCTACTCGGACAGCCGCACACGATCTAGCAGACACTGAATGCAGCTCTTTGGGGTGCATATCATTGTACACTGTTTGTTAAAATGTAAGGATGAAGGCTCTAGAACTTCAGTAAAATATGACTGTTGCAATGGCTTAGGGATCCCCATGGACTTAGTACTGTACTTCAATGGTAGGAAACTACTGACGAAAAACCATTGATGGGCATCACACGTGAATCTTGCAGGCAAAACAGAGGAGGGCGAGGCTAAGTGACACAATAGTGTGGATGGGGCCAAACGCTATGCAACTATGAATACACAGAAACCGGCTGCATCACATCTGAACCTCTGCTATCAATGGCAAACTCTTGATGATTGCTAACCAtctatggttgatggccatccctacaacaGATTATACCTGTAATGTCCCTGTCCCCCCCCGATGCCGGCATTTATCAAAGCACCCTAATggggtgtacacacggtgagatattttcttacgattttgactatatagtcaaaatcgtaagaaaagttagtgcagattgcaaggtgaaagtcaccttgtgatcccgatgtgcggtcggcatcgcaagcttagatagactgtgcaggtaagtcagttttgactatctcgtcaaaattgacacttagccaaaaccgcacatagtcagtatcgcaagcacagtcattatatgcttgcgatgccgacctagccccggtcgcatagtgaaaatcggggttagcctgaatctcaccgtgtgtatgcaccttaaggagaATCTGCGATTAGCGGCTACCGGAACAGCGATAACACACGGGATCAGGGAATAACCCATGAGATTTCGCGCATTCGCGGGTCCAACTGAATACtgcaataatgaccatcggtcattaatcgtgaTTTCCATACGTTTTCACCAGCTGAAATtggatctaattggataccccccaatgtCACATACAGGCtgcgtgtattattattattattattattattgttgttgtgccTCAGTGAGTAATGCTGCACGCTAACCAATCACAGTGTAATATTACCCACTCTCCATACTGCGATATATAAGGAGTCACTATACTGTAACATAGCTACACCTATCAGAGCGGCCAGACACGCAGGAGCTGGGTCACACCAGGTGATACTAGTGCATAACGCCAGTGGGTGCCGTGCCAGCTGTAGAACTATAAGTCCAAGAATTGCAGTTCCCCAATAAGTGAGGAAACACTATATAATAATCACATAATATTATCACCATCACCACACTTCCCGGTACCTGTGTGTCTGTGCCTCCGCTCCTCCTCCAGCCTAGCTCTGCGTAACACGTGTGCTGCCGTGCAGGAATGTAACCACTGCCAGCACTGGGGCCGGGCGGAAGCTGCTCACACAGAGCCAACCATAGGGAGGAACCATAGAGACCCTGCCGCTCCCTAGACCGTCCCAGCAGCGCCCGGTGCGGGAGGACATATACACTTACAATATTAATAATAACATATACCGGTGCGGGCAGGCCAGGTCGGTAATTATGTCTGTGCTGGCGCGGAGCATAGTCCGGTTACACAGCGGCCGTCACACACCAGTCACCCGGATACCGAGCAGGAGCTGTGCCCGAGTTGCTGCGTCCGCTCATGTAAGAGGGTTGGGTGCTGtgggggtatatataatatattattaccCTGTGCTGTACTACTTACACGCCTCTGCTGGGGAGAGCAAGTAACCTCTGGTCCCACAACAGACGTCAGCCCCTCCCCCAGCAGTAGCAGAAGtaacagtaataataagaatttacttaccgataattctatttctcgtagtccgtagtggatgctggggactccgtcaggaccatggggtttagcggctccgcaggagacagggcacaataataaaagctttaggatcaggtggtgtgcactggctcctccccctatgaccctcctccaagcctcagttaggatactgtgcccggacgagcgtgcataataaggaaggatattgaatcccgggtaagactcataccagccacaccaatcacaccgtacaacctgtgatctgaacccagttaacagtatgataacaacgaaggagcctctgaaaagatggctcacaacaagaataacccgatttttgtaacaataactatgtacaagtattgcagacaatccgcacttgggatgggcgcccagcatccactacggactacgagaaatagaattatcggtaagtaaattcttattttctctaacgtcctaagtggatgctggggactccgtcaggaccatggggattataccaaagctcccaaacgggcgggagagtgcggatgactctgcagcaccgaatgagagaactccaggtcctcctcagtcagggtgtgcccctgaccaagtagcagctcggcaaagttgtaaagccgagacccctcgggcagccgcccaagatgagcccacttccttgtggaatgggcttttactgattttggctgtggcaagcctgccacagaatgtgcaagctgaattgtactacaaatccagcgagcaatcgtctgcttagaagcaggaacacccatcttgttgggtgcatacaggctaaacagcgagtcagattttctaactccagtcgtcctggaaacatatattttcagggccctgacaacgtcaagtaacttggagtcctccaagtccctagtagccgcaggtaccacaataggttggttcatgtgaaaaacagaaaacaccttaaggagaaatcgaggacgagtcctcaattgtgccctgtcagaatgaaaaattaagtaagggcttttatatgataaagccgcccattctgacacacgcctggctgaagccagggctaatagaatcttcaccttccatgtgaaatattttaattccacagtggtgagtggatcaaaccaatgtgactttaggaaactcaaaacaacattgagatcccaaggtgccactgggggcacaaaaggaggctgtatatgcagtaccccttttacaaacgtctgaacttcaggcactgaagccagttctttctggaagaaattcgacagggtcgaaatttgaaccttaatggaccctaattttaggcccatagacagtcctgttttcaggaaatgtaggaaacgacccagttggaattcctctgtagggaccttcttggcctcacaccacgcaacatattttcgccaaatgcggtgaaaatgttttgcggttacatccttcctggcttcgaccagggtagggatgacttcatctggaatgccctttcaggatccggcgttcaactgccatgccgtcaaacgcagccgtggtaagtcttggaacagacaaggcccctgctggagcaggtcctttcttaaaggtagaggccacggttcttccgtgagcatctcttgaagttccgggtaccaagtccttcttgacccatccggaaccacgagtatcgttcttactcatctccttcttatgattctcagtacttttggtatgagatgcataggagggaacacataccctgactggtacacccacagtgttaccagagcgtccaccgctattgcctgagggtcccttgacctggcgcaatatttgtctagttttttgttcaggcgggacgccatcatgtccacctttggtttttcacaacggtttacaatcatgtggaagacttcccgctgaagtccccactctcccgggtggaggttatgcctgctgaggaagtctgcttcccagttttccactcccggaattaacactgctgagagtgttatcacatgatttttcgcccagcgaagaatccttgcagtttctgccatttccctcctgcttcatgtgccgccctgtctgtttacgtgggcgactgccgtgatgttgtcccactggatcaataccggctgaccttgaagcagaggtcttgctaagcttagagccttgtaaattgcccttagctccagtatatttatgtggagagaagtctccagacttgatcacactccctggaaattttttccttgtgtgactgctccccagccactcaggctggcatccgtggtcaccaggacccagtcctgaatgtcgaatctgcggccctttcatagatgagcactctgcagccaccgcagaagaaaacacccttgtccttggagacagggttatccgctgatgcatctaaagatgcgatccggaccattttcccagcagattccactgaaaggttcttgcgtgaaatctaccgaatgggatcgctttgtaagaaaccaccatttttcacaggacccttgtgcaatgatgcactgatacttttcctggttttaggaggttcctgactagctcggataactccctggccttcttctccgggagaaaacatccttttctggactgtgtccagaatcattcctaggaacattagacgtgtcgtcggaaaaagctgcgattttggaatatttagaatccactcgtgctgtcgtagaactacttgagatagtgctactccgaccgccaactgttctctggaccgtgcccttatcaggaaagcgtccatatttcttttaggaagaatcatcatttcggccattaccatggtaaagacccggggtgccgtggacaatccaaacggcagcttctgaactgatagtgacagttctgtaccacgaacctgagatacccttggtgagaagggcaaaatttggacatgtaggtaagcgtccctgatatccagtgacaccatatcgtcctggttcgctatcactgctctgagtgactccatcttgatttgaacccttgtatgtaattgttcaaatcttttagatctcaccgagccgtttggcttcagtaccacaatatagtgtggaacaataccccttcccttgttgtaggaggggtactttgattatcacctgctgggaatacagcctgtgaatttttttccaatactgcctccctgtcggagggagacgttggtaaagcagacttcaggaacttgtgaggggaagacgtctcgaatttccaatgtacacctgggatactacgtgtaggatccaggagtccacttgcgagtgagcccactgcgtgctgaaactcttgagatgaccccccaccgcacctgagtccgcttgtatggccccagcgtcatgctgcggacttggcagaagctgtggaggacttctgttcctgggaatgggctgcctgctgcagtcttcttccctttcctctaaccctgggcagatatgactggccttttgcccgcctgcctttatgggtacgaaaggactgagactgaaaagactgtgtccttttctgctgagatgtgacttggggtaacaaaagtggattttccagctgttgccatggccaccaggtccgatggaccgcccctttatacggcaatacttccatgtgccgtctggaatctgcatcacctgaccactgtcgtgtctataaacatcgtctggcagatatggacatcacatctactcttgatgccagaatgcaaatatccctctgcgcatctcgcatatatagaaatgcatccttaaaatgctctatagtcaataaaatattgttcctgtcaagggtatcaatattttcagtcaggaaatccgaccaagcccccccagcgctgcacatccaggctgaggcgattgctggtcgtagtataacaccagtatgtgtgtatatactttttaggatatttttcagcttcctatcagctggctctttgagggcggccgtatctggagacggtaacgccacttgtttttataagcgtgtgagcgccttatccaccctaaggtgtgtttcccaactcgccctcacttctggcgggaaagggtatacctccaataattttctatcggaggaaacccacgtatcatcacacactttaatttatctgattcaggaaaaactacaagtagattattcccaccctacataatacccttatttgtggtacttgtagtatcagaaatatgtaacacctccttcattgcccttaacatgtaacgtgtggccctaaaggaaaatacgtttgtttcttcaccgtcgacactgaagtcagtgtctgtgtcgaccaactgaggtaaatgggcgtttttacaagcccctgacggtgtctgagacgcctggacaggtactaatttgtttgccggccgtctcatgtcgtcaaccgaccttgcatcgtgttgacattatcacgtaattcctaaataagccatccattccggtgtcgactccctagagagtgacatcaccaatacaggcaatttgctccgcctcctcaccaacatcgtcctcctacatgtcgacacacacgtaccgacacacagcacacacacagggaatgctctgatagaggacaggaccccactagccctttggggagacagagggagagtttgccagcacacaccaaaaacgctataattatacagggacaaccccttatacaagtgttttcccttatagcattttcacatattctctgttttaaccctgtttctgtagtgcagtgcaggggagagcctgggagccttcctcacagcagagctgagcaggaaaatggcgccgtgtgctgaggagaataggccccgccccctaaaacggcgggctcttctcccgga from Pseudophryne corroboree isolate aPseCor3 chromosome 5, aPseCor3.hap2, whole genome shotgun sequence encodes the following:
- the RBIS gene encoding ribosomal biogenesis factor codes for the protein MAKSKGKGQKQKNVFHVANTRSVKAKNKAKAVTSTLKKINVSSNDKVSKVNKAFTDLHKEVTQKKKAAASQPQRKEISKPSDVPADVDNAADLFSQL